The nucleotide window CCTTCAAATCTCCCTCCAGAAGTTCACTGCCGCCAACGATCTCAGAGACTTCCGAGGTCGACCACCGAGGTCAACCATCACTCGCTAGAGCTCGTCCTCAGGGACGTTGGAGCCGAGGGCCTTAAGGACGTTGCTGAGCTCTGAGGTTGAGATCTTGCGGTTGCCGTTGGAGTCGAAGCTCTTCAAGACGTGGTGGACCTCGTCGAGTCGTCGGTCACGAcgggtttggactttggagttGGCTACTGGTGCCAGATTAATTTTTTCCATTGAAGTTTGGTTGGTTCTACAAACTTGATGCTAGATTATAACTGAATCTGAATGTCTTCTTATTCTCTTACTGAATTTCTTAGTTGTGTTCTCATTTTTGTAGGCAAGTCCTATACTGATATCACTCTGCTATCTATGTGATTTGGTATTGTGTTGATGTTTGTAATAATGTAATCTTGTATGTGAAATTGGGAACCTGCATTGTTGATTTGGAATGCACTCCTAGTTTCAAGTTTGTATGGGAACCTGCATATTTTAGATCATTATACATGTTATTGCtttactttttaattttttatttgtcaaCTGATCAAGTTTGAAATGTGAATGCACAGAGTTGTAGACTTGCAGATTTGTGCACTTGTCGAGTTGTCATGGAGGTCTGGACTTGTGGAGCAAGGCAGTAGGCCGAGCAGCTAGAGCCTAGAGGCCTGGAGCAGTGCAGCTTAAGTTATTTCTTAGTTGGACAGTTTGACTATTTGTGCAAAACTGCAAATTGTGTTTATGTTTCTGTTGCTGTTGTACCATTCATAATTTGAATTTCAGTTCATTGAGCATTTAGTTGAAATGATTGAAAAATTTGGATTGTTTTCTATTGGACAATGTATTCTTTACTCTTGAGTTTGTGTTGTAAACTGTAAATTGTGGCTAAACTTGATTATTGCAAATTGATTACAGTTATGTTAATGAGTTTATTTCACAGCATTATAATTTGATATGCATTCCAGTCTTCTACGTACCAAAATGAGTGGCAAATCTGCTAGAAGTGCATAATTGTCTTTGGAAAACAGGCAAAGCTGAATAGCTCATGAACTGGACATTTTGGGCCCAAAAATCGAACCGGCCCTAATGAGTTCGGTTTATGTTAGTTTTCATTTTAgaaaaagcccgaaccgacTGTTTCGGATTCGGTCTCGGTCTCACTAATTTctgggcccggcccgacccgagcccagccctaGTTTAAGcgggcaaactgaatttagtcaaTAATAATGATCTTTCAGGAGGGATGGTTTAAGGGTGAAACCTTTTTCGGCTATACATTACATACTGTTCAAAACACTTGCAAGTGAACTAAGcccccgtttgggattgcttcacttttaaaaaaatcagcttttgttcaaaattttagattttattgtgtttggtaaataaataaaaaacaacttTAATTTAAAGTTATAGGTCACCAGCAATTGATTTTAGAAGCAGCTCacaggttgcttttagaagttgttgtggatcaaaacacactctgtagttattttatgtactgacaacacttttaaaaatattatttaccaaacacgaaactgttttaatacatagctgattattctcacaacacaacagtatcagtttttttttaaaagtcacagcaatctcaAACTAACCCTAAATATTACAATTCAAGTAATGATTACCGTCCAGAAGAAAAATTGTACTCGTAAACTTAACAAAACAAATTCTTGAGATTTTTTAAGATATATTACATATATCTTTAAAAACCAACTAATCAACTGATCTCTTCTGAAATCCAAATGTGTAAACCCCTAGAAATTAGGAAGTAGGTTGGTGAGTTGTACAGGACACTACTTCCGTAAGCTAGCTGCTATGCTATTCTtatctttactttatttttcctCAAATCTATATCCGACTTTTGATGCATTATCTTATAGAAATTTTAAAACGTCTCCAACACTTACATCTCCAACACTTATATATGTTGTCAATCCGTCTTGGTTGCTTTTGTCGCCAACCTGTATCCATCGAATAATTTGGCTATTCAATTTCACTAACTGCAATGGCTATTCTTGACCGCTTTTTTCGGTGTTTTGGCGGGTCGAAGCCAATAGAAAAGGCTACTACTCTCCAGCCTCTGGACTTACATGATGATTTTAATGGTAAGATGATTCAATatgtttctctttcttttcattttgtttataatttatACAACTTCATCTCTTAACTGTTGCCAATAATACTTGCAGCAGGCCTGGTTTTGagatcaacatcagatgaaCGACCGATTCACCACACCGTAAAAATACGATCCTTTTCTTTGCTAAGAAATTTAATGGATAGATGCGAAGTAGGGGACTTCGAAGCTGGAGGATACAGATGGTAATTAGTGCAGTAGAAAATAATAATCAATGGAACCCTAAAATTCGTATAGTGTCATTATATACCTTGTGCATGGGTTCATCATGTATATGATTCTCATCTTCAACATATATACATCCTTTAATTGGCTGATAATTAATACATGTTTGATTGCACATGGACGCAGGAGACTAGTGCTCTGCCCGAATGGAAACAAGAAGAGGAATGTGGAAGgccacatctctctctacttggAAATGGCTGAAGAAAAACCAATTGAGCCCGACCAAATCGTAGCAATTGATTTTAGATTGTTTTTGCTTAATCAGAAGAAGAGCAACTACTTGGTTCTTGAGGGTACGTATTAAAATAGATGCTAACTACTtccattttatatatatatatatatatatatatatatatatatatatatagagggcttccactaagggattcctttttttggtcttttatagagataggcattagaccaacttttagatcatattttcacatcttaaccgttcattttttaggtcctaatgtatagatcacttctgaaaattttcagccaaattggtgatcgttaaggcatccaaaactgcaatttacacgaacggttaccgaatctgtcgaaccggaaccgttcgtgtttataatgctaaattgcagttttggatgccttaacgatcaccaatttggctgaaaattttcagaagtgatctatacattaggacctaaaaactgaacggttaagatgtgaaaatatgatcgaaaagttggtataatgcctatccctataaaagaccaaaaaaaaggatccctcaaTAGAAGGGCcctggtgtatatatatatatatatatatatatatatatatatatatatatatatataagtgtgtGCTCTGATAAGAACCATTATAATGAGAATTTCAAGAAAATTTTCTAAGTAATGGTTatgagacccacttttcgattacatttcgGCAAATTAGTCGTTACACATTTAGATATTCGTTACACATATAGATATTCATCGTTAGATCatatatgcaaattttcaaccaaactaAAATCCTCGTGAAGTCATCATTTTAAAGGTTTTCATTAGTGCATCTGCCTACACACAAACTAATCTTCTGATCAATTGTTAACCTAGCTAGTTTGTACATGCTTAATTTAGATGCCAATAAAAAGGAGAAGAAGTATGTCTTTTATAGGACGATTGTCGGTGGTTCGGCTGGTTTCGATCAGTTTCTTCCTCTTGAAGAATTTACTGACGCCTCCAACGGTTATCTAATTGATGACACTTGTGAATTTGGCGCGGAGGTCTTTGTTTCTAAACAAGTAAGAACAGGAAAAGGAGAGTGTCTAGTGTCTATGATCAAAGATGTCACCAAGTGCAAGCGTGCTTGGAGCATTTCCAACTTTTCACAGTTGGCTGATGAACGCTATACCTCAAATCCGTTCTTTTTGACAGACCACAAATATTGCGAATGGTAAGTATCTTAAATTGATAATTCAGCCTGGTAGTTGTTGATTATATATCCTCTCCTCTCCAAAATGGAGTTACTCAAATATATTCTCTGTAGTTCGTCAACACTGTACCAAAGGCTAGGGCTTCTTGTATGGTTTGGGCTAGGGGTTCCGGTATATGTTATATCTATACTTGGTTAAAGAATTAACATATGTTCTATTTGTTGGTCATTTGCAGGAATCTACGACTCTATCCCAATGGAAATAAGTGGGGAAATGGTAGTGGTCATATTTCTGTTTATGTGGAATTGGCCAATTTAAAATCTCTTCCTCCAGGCTCTAAAGTATTGGCAGAGTTTACCATACAAatcctagatcaaatcaatgggaAGCATCATTCTACCAAAGGTAAACATTGGCTGTATCAATTACGAGGGTTTGTCTTTTTATTTCACCAGGTTTACTATATATATACTTCTCAATTTAACTTGTTCTCTCTATACCTGTTTTAGCGTGTAAACGCTGGTTCGGTGCCAGTCCCTCGACCTCGGGTTGGGGTTGCGCTCAATTCATCAGACAGGACTTGTTCAGTAACTCGGAGAAAGGATTGTTAGTGAGTGATTGTTGCATCGTGGAAACAGACATTAAAATCTGTGCGGTAGAACTCACAATTGGTTAACCTATCTATGCTTGTGGTAACATCAGAGAGATGCGAGCTAGTTTTATTAAAGCTGTTGGCATTGTTACATATCTTTGTTACTGAAGAGACTATGTGGCCGGCTCGTTAAGACAACATTTTGGTTAGTAGTTTTCATTTAAGTTTCTGAACTGCAATCCGATCGATGATCAATTAAAGAACTCGAACTTTATCCAACTTGTCGCTACGGATGCATGTCGATCAACTTCTTGATCATTTTATCTATGTATTTGTTTTTTGGATTGTGACTTTTGTGCATGTGAATCGTATTACTTAATTGGTGACCTTTTCTTGCCATCTTCAGGTTTGTTGTTGGTAAATCCCGTAGCAATATTACCCACTTGAACATCACGAGTTTAGTAGATCTAATGATGTAACAAGTTTCAATAACGTACATCACGAGTTTTTGGCCTAATGGTATTCGTCTTTCCTCATTCTCAATGTCAACCAAGGTCTCATGCATGTTTCAATCCCTCAATCTTAAGATAAACAAAAGTGTTAATAATTGATGGGCTAAGCTAATGCCTCAAAATACCTAATTTTCTCGTCTTTGAAAATAAGATGTATATTAGCAGATGAATGATATAGGATTGCTTCCATATTATTCAATGGTGGTATCACTACTGACCTTGGTGATATTTCTAGGCTCTGATACTTATCATTTTGAGTACTGAATGTAATAATAGCATGTGAAAATACGAAAAGAGTTCGGATGATAGGATACCATATTTTACATATTTTGTTACACATCttgtgagccattagatttaaaAATGTTTAATGGTATGAATTTATTGTTTTTAATGATGTTAACACAACACCAAATGATGTGTACAATGATATAGCATTACATATATATTTTCATCACAAATTATAATTAGATTAAACTTTTcttcattaaaagaaaaaacaaaatcaacgttcaaaagaaaaagaagaagaagaagaatagcatAATAAATAACAAGGACGCCAATCGCTTCCATGGATCTACGCCATCTTGATCTTACAACATCATTTTATATGAATCCATGGGTTTCATATTTAAACTGGGTCTCTAGTCTCTCTTCCTTGCAATACCGAGGTTTGTGATTACTGAACCTTAGCAAGGCAACAACTAATTTGCTACATGTTGTTAATATGCCCCCTTCACTGCTAGAGTTGCACTTGCGTGCCTGTGAATTACATCGCCTTCTTCAATCAATTCCACATTAAATTTTACATCACTGTTGTTCTTAGACCTCTCAACCAACGACTTTATCTCTTCACTGTCTCAATGGCTATTCAATACCAGTAGTTCAGTACCTTGTGAGAGTAGATGTCTCTACCTCTCAACTTACCGGCTCCACTTCTGAAATTATATGGGAGATGTTTGCAGCC belongs to Rosa chinensis cultivar Old Blush chromosome 4, RchiOBHm-V2, whole genome shotgun sequence and includes:
- the LOC112195901 gene encoding uncharacterized protein LOC112195901 isoform X1, which translates into the protein MAILDRFFRCFGGSKPIEKATTLQPLDLHDDFNAGLVLRSTSDERPIHHTVKIRSFSLLRNLMDRCEVGDFEAGGYRWRLVLCPNGNKKRNVEGHISLYLEMAEEKPIEPDQIVAIDFRLFLLNQKKSNYLVLEDANKKEKKYVFYRTIVGGSAGFDQFLPLEEFTDASNGYLIDDTCEFGAEVFVSKQVRTGKGECLVSMIKDVTKCKRAWSISNFSQLADERYTSNPFFLTDHKYCEWNLRLYPNGNKWGNGSGHISVYVELANLKSLPPGSKVLAEFTIQILDQINGKHHSTKACKRWFGASPSTSGWGCAQFIRQDLFSNSEKGLLVSDCCIVETDIKICAVELTIG
- the LOC112195901 gene encoding uncharacterized protein LOC112195901 isoform X2; translated protein: MAILDRFFRCFGGSKPIEKATTLQPLDLHDDFNGLVLRSTSDERPIHHTVKIRSFSLLRNLMDRCEVGDFEAGGYRWRLVLCPNGNKKRNVEGHISLYLEMAEEKPIEPDQIVAIDFRLFLLNQKKSNYLVLEDANKKEKKYVFYRTIVGGSAGFDQFLPLEEFTDASNGYLIDDTCEFGAEVFVSKQVRTGKGECLVSMIKDVTKCKRAWSISNFSQLADERYTSNPFFLTDHKYCEWNLRLYPNGNKWGNGSGHISVYVELANLKSLPPGSKVLAEFTIQILDQINGKHHSTKACKRWFGASPSTSGWGCAQFIRQDLFSNSEKGLLVSDCCIVETDIKICAVELTIG